In one window of Erwinia tasmaniensis Et1/99 DNA:
- the holB gene encoding DNA polymerase III subunit delta': MNWYPWLNHSYKQIIAQHVAQRGHHALLIQALPGMGDDALIWGIGRWLMCRQPEGLKSCGKCHACELMQAGTHPDWYRLEAEKGKNALGIDAVRSVTEKLYHHAQQGGAKVVWLPDAQQLTEAAANALLKTLEEPPKNTWFLLSSREPSRLLPTLRSRCLLWHLPPPDEAQSLQWLQKHCSASLNERSAALRLSAGAPAAALALLEEKNWQQRLRVCQALPAALSGDIMSLLAVFNYDDVARRIGWLCSLLVDAAKWQQGGGQFIGNIDQQALVIHLASLLPTSALDASLRQWVVCRDRLLTVVAVNRELLLTEQLLSWETIIKPVFSGSELKE; encoded by the coding sequence GGCCACCATGCGTTACTGATACAGGCGCTGCCCGGTATGGGTGATGATGCGCTGATCTGGGGTATCGGACGCTGGCTGATGTGCCGCCAACCTGAAGGGCTGAAAAGCTGCGGAAAGTGCCATGCCTGTGAGCTGATGCAGGCCGGAACCCACCCTGACTGGTATCGGCTGGAAGCGGAAAAGGGCAAAAATGCGTTGGGTATTGATGCGGTACGGAGCGTAACCGAAAAGCTTTACCATCATGCGCAGCAGGGCGGCGCGAAGGTGGTGTGGCTGCCGGATGCGCAGCAGTTAACGGAAGCGGCCGCTAATGCACTGTTGAAAACCCTGGAAGAGCCGCCGAAAAACACCTGGTTTTTACTGAGCAGCCGCGAACCTTCTCGTTTGCTGCCCACGCTACGCAGTCGCTGTCTGCTGTGGCACCTGCCCCCGCCCGACGAGGCGCAAAGCCTGCAGTGGCTTCAGAAGCACTGCTCAGCCAGCCTCAACGAGCGCAGCGCGGCGCTGCGCCTGTCTGCCGGCGCGCCCGCGGCGGCTTTAGCGCTGCTGGAAGAGAAAAACTGGCAGCAGCGGCTGCGCGTCTGTCAGGCGCTTCCCGCTGCGCTGTCCGGCGATATCATGAGCCTATTGGCGGTGTTTAACTATGATGACGTGGCGCGGCGCATCGGCTGGTTGTGCTCACTGCTGGTGGATGCGGCGAAATGGCAGCAGGGCGGCGGGCAGTTTATCGGCAATATTGACCAGCAGGCATTGGTTATCCATCTTGCCAGCCTGTTACCAACCAGCGCGCTTGATGCCAGTTTGCGTCAGTGGGTCGTCTGCCGCGATCGACTGCTAACGGTGGTAGCCGTCAACCGCGAGCTGTTGCTGACGGAACAGTTGTTAAGCTGGGAAACCATTATTAAACCGGTATTTTCCGGTTCAGAGCTTAAAGAGTAA